A part of Jiangella alba genomic DNA contains:
- a CDS encoding winged helix-turn-helix domain-containing protein → MKDVLYLDEVDRAEALMKPQRVEVLRQLAEPHSCTEVAKALGQTPQWVYYHVKRLVDAGLATRVSERRVRGINEGVYQATARSYWLSPRLVGRLGPRRSRDALSLGYLLDLMEDVQDDVATIAGLAGSPAAPELPSIGVSGEIRVRPERRQEFLADLQSTLQDLFTRYGGAEGDEFRLAVALYPRLVKENPR, encoded by the coding sequence ATGAAGGATGTGCTGTACCTCGACGAGGTCGACAGAGCCGAAGCGCTGATGAAGCCGCAGCGCGTCGAAGTGCTGCGTCAGCTCGCCGAGCCGCACTCGTGCACCGAGGTCGCGAAGGCGCTCGGCCAGACGCCGCAGTGGGTCTACTACCACGTGAAGCGCCTGGTCGACGCCGGTCTGGCCACCCGCGTCAGCGAGCGCCGGGTGCGCGGCATCAACGAGGGCGTGTACCAGGCGACGGCGCGGTCGTACTGGCTGTCGCCGCGGCTGGTCGGCCGGCTCGGGCCGCGCCGCAGCCGCGACGCGCTCAGCCTCGGCTACCTGCTCGACCTCATGGAGGACGTGCAGGACGACGTCGCCACCATCGCCGGCCTCGCGGGCAGCCCGGCCGCGCCGGAACTGCCGTCCATCGGTGTGTCCGGCGAGATCCGCGTCCGCCCGGAACGGCGTCAGGAGTTCCTCGCCGACCTCCAGTCCACCCTTCAGGACCTCTTCACCCGCTACGGCGGCGCCGAGGGCGACGAGTTCCGCCTCGCGGTCGCGCTGTACCCACGCCTCGTCAAGGAGAACCCACGATGA
- a CDS encoding SRPBCC family protein, translating into MTPPTLLRARAQAPLATVHRALTDADAMRVWLAEHADVDLARQRYVFWGRYTPDGAEPRQRLVHVDDTTLRFIWPLGGEDATTEISLAEDGPDATLITLTQTHVPPWSVAVAETHVRGMLPTFWELSIANLVDYVEGRELTPKCDFTTLRMRGQVTIGAAPGEVYDSLIDPERYRRWFGANVDIEARVGGRFAMGSLDLDDEPAIIVELEPERKVVLEWPSLVATWELEGTDGGTRLTFVNSGFDEERPPYGGWLGWLGGVASLRRYHEVRHDIIWVDVRLPGLPDGMLATEP; encoded by the coding sequence ATGACCCCGCCCACCCTGCTGCGCGCCCGCGCGCAGGCCCCGCTGGCCACGGTGCACCGCGCGCTCACCGACGCCGACGCCATGCGCGTCTGGCTGGCCGAGCACGCCGACGTCGACCTCGCGCGGCAGCGGTACGTGTTCTGGGGCCGCTACACCCCCGACGGCGCCGAGCCCCGGCAGCGCCTCGTCCACGTCGACGACACCACCCTCCGGTTCATCTGGCCGCTCGGCGGTGAGGACGCGACGACGGAGATCTCGCTGGCCGAGGACGGACCCGACGCCACGCTCATCACGCTCACACAGACCCACGTGCCGCCATGGAGCGTCGCCGTGGCCGAGACGCACGTCCGCGGCATGCTCCCGACCTTCTGGGAACTGTCCATCGCCAACCTCGTCGACTACGTCGAGGGTCGCGAGCTCACCCCGAAGTGCGACTTCACCACGCTACGCATGCGCGGCCAGGTGACCATCGGCGCGGCGCCCGGCGAGGTCTACGACTCGCTGATCGACCCCGAGCGGTACCGCCGGTGGTTCGGCGCCAACGTCGACATCGAAGCGCGCGTCGGCGGACGGTTCGCGATGGGCAGTTTAGACCTCGACGACGAGCCGGCGATCATCGTCGAGCTGGAACCCGAGCGCAAGGTGGTGCTCGAGTGGCCCTCGCTGGTCGCCACCTGGGAGCTCGAGGGCACCGACGGCGGCACCCGGCTGACATTCGTGAACAGCGGCTTCGACGAGGAACGCCCGCCGTACGGCGGCTGGCTCGGCTGGCTCGGTGGCGTCGCGTCGCTCCGGCGCTACCACGAAGTGCGCCACGACATCATCTGGGTCGACGTCCGTCTGCCCGGTCTCCCCGACGGCATGCTGGCGACCGAGCCATGA
- a CDS encoding LysR substrate-binding domain-containing protein: MPAGDALVGDAEFGRRPAGRVPTLRAGTDRLARADPAAGAPAAGDAPAGDAPAGGLRAGDALEGDTVAGDAPAADARAELADDLPAGDVPAGAARADDAEFGPRPAGRVPTLRAGTDRLARADPAGDAPAAGAPAGDARAGPAGALAAFAGARWIAGCERCRAHLVASCERAGFTPAIAFETDDYVAVQALVAAGLGVSTLPGLALTANRHPGVRADPLPGDGRTVAVATYGRSPAPLPVQAFRTALREAAAEFTPW, encoded by the coding sequence GTGCCGGCCGGTGATGCGCTCGTCGGCGACGCGGAGTTCGGTCGCCGCCCGGCTGGGAGGGTGCCCACCCTACGGGCGGGCACCGACAGACTCGCGCGCGCCGATCCCGCCGCTGGCGCGCCGGCCGCTGGTGACGCGCCGGCCGGTGACGCGCCGGCTGGTGGCTTGCGGGCCGGTGATGCGCTCGAGGGCGACACGGTCGCCGGTGACGCGCCGGCCGCTGACGCGCGCGCCGAGCTCGCCGATGACTTGCCGGCTGGTGACGTGCCGGCCGGCGCCGCGCGCGCCGATGACGCGGAGTTCGGTCCCCGCCCGGCTGGGAGGGTGCCCACCCTACGGGCGGGCACCGACAGACTCGCGCGCGCCGATCCCGCCGGTGACGCGCCGGCCGCTGGCGCACCGGCCGGTGACGCGCGCGCCGGTCCCGCCGGCGCTCTCGCCGCGTTCGCCGGCGCCCGCTGGATCGCCGGGTGCGAGCGGTGCCGCGCGCACCTCGTCGCGTCCTGCGAGCGGGCCGGGTTCACGCCCGCCATCGCGTTCGAGACCGACGACTACGTGGCGGTCCAGGCGCTGGTCGCGGCCGGGCTCGGGGTGAGCACGCTGCCCGGGCTGGCGCTGACGGCGAACCGTCATCCCGGCGTCCGGGCCGACCCGCTGCCCGGCGACGGCCGCACCGTCGCCGTCGCCACCTACGGCCGCTCGCCCGCCCCGCTCCCCGTCCAGGCGTTCCGGACGGCGCTGCGCGAGGCGGCCGCCGAGTTCACGCCGTGGTGA
- a CDS encoding ABC transporter ATP-binding protein: protein MSEPRLHGNDLTLAYDERVISRELSVSIPDGSFTVIVGPNACGKSTLLRALARMLKPSAGAVHLDGQLITQYSTKEAARRLGLLPQSSIAPEGITVADLVSRGRYPHQRLFRQWSGADTEAVADAMANTGITDLRHRRVDELSGGQRQRVWLAMVLAQQTPILLLDEPTTFLDIAHQIEVLDLCHDLHVSHGRTLVAVLHDLNHACRYATHLIAMRDGEIVAEGAPSAIVDETLVRDVFGLACRIIDDPETGTPLVIPAAKQPVVTTA from the coding sequence ATGTCTGAACCCCGGCTGCACGGGAACGACCTCACGCTCGCATACGACGAGCGGGTCATCTCCCGCGAGCTGTCCGTGTCGATCCCGGACGGGTCGTTCACGGTGATCGTCGGGCCGAACGCGTGCGGCAAGTCGACGCTGCTGCGCGCGCTGGCCCGCATGCTCAAGCCGTCAGCCGGCGCCGTGCATCTGGACGGCCAGCTGATCACCCAGTACTCGACGAAGGAGGCGGCGCGCCGGCTCGGGCTGCTGCCGCAGTCGTCGATCGCGCCCGAGGGCATCACCGTCGCCGATCTCGTGTCGCGCGGCCGGTACCCGCACCAGCGGCTGTTCCGGCAGTGGTCCGGCGCCGACACCGAGGCGGTGGCGGACGCGATGGCGAACACGGGCATCACCGACCTGCGGCACCGCCGGGTGGACGAGCTGTCCGGGGGGCAGCGGCAGCGGGTCTGGCTGGCGATGGTACTGGCGCAGCAGACGCCGATCCTGCTGCTGGACGAGCCGACGACGTTCCTCGACATCGCGCACCAGATCGAGGTGCTCGACCTCTGCCACGACCTGCACGTGTCGCACGGCCGCACACTGGTCGCCGTCCTGCACGACCTCAACCACGCCTGCCGCTACGCGACCCACCTGATCGCGATGCGCGACGGCGAGATCGTCGCCGAGGGCGCGCCGTCGGCCATCGTCGACGAGACGCTGGTGCGTGACGTGTTCGGGCTGGCCTGCCGCATCATCGACGACCCCGAGACCGGCACGCCGCTGGTCATCCCGGCCGCGAAGCAGCCGGTCGTCACCACGGCGTGA
- a CDS encoding PadR family transcriptional regulator, translated as MHGRRGGHGFGPWDMFGGGRGSWGGPPWGGGPWGGPPWARRGPKARRGDIRAAILGVLADRPMNGYQMIQEIAERSGGAWKPSPGSIYPTLQQLEDEGLIEADEASGRRTFRLTSEGETYVQEHAAEVNAPWESMSANAEDDDAAGLRPLVGQTAQALWQIMATGSPDQQARAREVLADTRRKLYGILADGDDPEGGPR; from the coding sequence ATGCACGGACGACGCGGAGGACACGGCTTCGGGCCGTGGGACATGTTCGGAGGGGGCCGCGGCTCCTGGGGTGGACCGCCGTGGGGTGGTGGCCCGTGGGGCGGGCCGCCCTGGGCGCGACGAGGCCCGAAGGCGCGCCGTGGCGACATCCGCGCGGCGATCCTGGGGGTGCTGGCCGACCGGCCGATGAACGGCTACCAGATGATCCAGGAGATCGCCGAGCGCAGCGGCGGTGCGTGGAAGCCGAGCCCCGGCTCGATCTACCCGACGCTGCAACAGCTCGAGGACGAGGGGCTCATCGAGGCCGACGAGGCGAGCGGCCGTCGCACGTTCCGGCTGACGTCCGAGGGTGAGACGTACGTCCAGGAGCACGCGGCCGAGGTCAACGCGCCGTGGGAGTCGATGTCGGCCAACGCCGAGGACGACGACGCCGCCGGTCTGCGTCCGCTCGTCGGGCAGACCGCACAGGCGCTGTGGCAGATCATGGCCACCGGCAGCCCCGACCAGCAGGCCCGCGCCCGTGAGGTGCTGGCCGACACCCGGCGCAAGCTGTACGGCATCCTCGCCGACGGCGACGACCCGGAGGGTGGCCCCCGATGA
- a CDS encoding DUF1707 SHOCT-like domain-containing protein, translating to MSGPAFRVGDAERDAAVSALGEHFAAGRLTKDEFDERSGRAWAARFADDLDELFTDLPQPVAVQTGFSPEPRAHSPRARGPWAGGPRSLPRLLLLAPVAMMAFGGLLFLIVWAAPWLLFVFGLLFLLGGPPGRRRHWHRHDGGGPRSGWGPPGWGPPGRWGPPGRWDGPSRRGWNDFGRSDRDDAGLDEQDDFGRGGRDGSSRRGWDGLSQRGWGGASRRGWASPGRDERSAERRDWPPARPGWGPQPRGGWVTSR from the coding sequence ATGAGCGGGCCGGCCTTCCGGGTCGGCGACGCCGAGCGCGACGCCGCCGTGTCGGCCCTCGGCGAGCACTTCGCCGCGGGCCGGCTCACCAAGGACGAGTTCGATGAGCGGTCCGGCCGCGCCTGGGCGGCGCGGTTCGCCGACGATCTCGACGAGCTCTTCACCGACCTGCCGCAGCCGGTCGCCGTCCAGACGGGCTTCTCGCCGGAACCGCGGGCGCATTCGCCGCGGGCCCGTGGGCCGTGGGCCGGTGGGCCGCGGTCGCTGCCGCGGCTGCTGCTCCTGGCGCCGGTGGCGATGATGGCGTTCGGCGGGCTGCTGTTCCTCATCGTCTGGGCGGCGCCGTGGCTGCTGTTCGTGTTCGGGCTGCTGTTCCTGCTCGGCGGGCCGCCCGGCCGGCGCCGCCACTGGCACCGCCACGACGGAGGCGGCCCGCGGTCGGGCTGGGGACCTCCCGGCTGGGGCCCGCCGGGCCGCTGGGGTCCGCCTGGTCGCTGGGACGGCCCGAGCCGCCGTGGCTGGAACGACTTCGGCCGTAGCGATCGGGACGATGCCGGCCTCGATGAGCAGGACGATTTCGGTCGCGGTGGCCGGGACGGTTCGAGTCGGCGAGGTTGGGACGGTCTGAGCCAGCGGGGTTGGGGCGGCGCGAGCCGCCGTGGCTGGGCGTCGCCAGGCCGCGACGAACGGTCCGCCGAGCGCCGCGACTGGCCGCCGGCCCGCCCCGGCTGGGGGCCGCAGCCCCGTGGCGGCTGGGTGACCAGCCGCTGA
- a CDS encoding FecCD family ABC transporter permease, protein MPVPAVDRPPEPSGSAATGSGSASPNGSATTDDAARAAAGLVRTTRGRLLWLVVCAAVLAVTCLASIAIGAKYIPLDEVVRALFDSGDANNQVIVGDMRVNRTLLGVICGIALGLAGALMQALTRNPLADPGILGVNAGAAFAVVLGVTLFGSMSLYGYIWFAFGGAALASVVVYALASLGRGQASPVRLALSGIALAAVLLGFTQAMVIMDPEVLDVYRFWQVGSLAGRDVETVGSVLPFIVVGVLLALGLARTLDAMALGDDTAAALGVNVLLARVIGVLAVTLLCGAATAAMGPVAFVGLIVPHIVRAFTGPDQRWILPFCLVVSPILLLVSDIVGRVVLSTGELQVGIVTTVIGGPVLIALVRRKQMVAS, encoded by the coding sequence ATGCCCGTTCCCGCCGTCGACCGGCCGCCCGAGCCGTCCGGCAGCGCCGCGACCGGCTCCGGCAGCGCCTCGCCGAACGGCTCCGCGACGACCGACGACGCCGCGAGGGCGGCCGCCGGGCTGGTGCGCACGACCCGCGGCCGGCTGCTGTGGCTCGTCGTCTGCGCGGCCGTGCTGGCCGTGACCTGCCTGGCCAGCATCGCGATCGGCGCGAAGTACATCCCGCTGGACGAGGTCGTGCGCGCGCTGTTCGACTCCGGCGACGCGAACAACCAGGTCATCGTCGGGGACATGCGGGTCAACCGGACGTTGCTCGGCGTGATCTGCGGCATCGCGCTCGGCCTCGCCGGAGCGCTCATGCAGGCGCTCACCCGCAACCCGCTGGCCGACCCCGGCATCCTCGGCGTCAACGCCGGCGCCGCCTTCGCCGTGGTGCTCGGCGTGACGCTGTTCGGCTCGATGAGCCTGTACGGCTACATCTGGTTCGCGTTCGGCGGCGCGGCGCTGGCCAGCGTCGTCGTGTATGCGCTGGCGTCGCTGGGACGGGGTCAGGCGTCGCCGGTGCGGCTGGCGCTGTCGGGCATCGCGCTGGCGGCCGTGCTGCTCGGGTTCACCCAGGCGATGGTGATCATGGACCCGGAGGTCCTCGACGTCTACCGGTTCTGGCAGGTCGGGTCGCTGGCCGGGCGCGACGTCGAGACCGTCGGGTCGGTGCTGCCGTTCATCGTGGTCGGGGTGCTGCTCGCGCTGGGCCTGGCCCGGACGCTGGACGCGATGGCGCTCGGCGACGACACCGCCGCGGCGCTCGGGGTGAACGTGCTGCTGGCCCGCGTGATCGGCGTGCTGGCGGTGACGCTGCTGTGCGGCGCGGCGACGGCGGCGATGGGCCCGGTCGCGTTCGTCGGGCTGATCGTGCCGCACATCGTGCGCGCGTTCACTGGACCCGACCAACGCTGGATCCTGCCGTTCTGCCTGGTCGTCTCGCCGATCCTGCTGCTGGTGTCCGACATCGTCGGCCGGGTGGTGCTGTCGACGGGCGAGCTGCAGGTCGGCATCGTCACGACGGTCATCGGCGGGCCGGTGCTGATCGCGCTGGTGCGCCGCAAGCAGATGGTGGCGTCGTGA
- a CDS encoding class I SAM-dependent methyltransferase → MTTDEFQLRASSFGGVADVYERARPGYPDDAVRWLTGERPARVLDLGAGTGKLTRSLVAAGHAVVAVDPSEPMLTQLRTALPDVDARAGTAERLPLDDASVDVVTAGQAYHWFDPATALPEIARVLRPGGRLGLVWNLRDDSVGWVDELWSMFGDHEGRRADDPQVVPPFGPFEQRTFVHEQRLDRDGLLGLIASRSYVAILAAPEREALLGRVGALYDRVAGPDGVVLPYRTHCYRSTRA, encoded by the coding sequence GTGACGACCGACGAGTTCCAGCTGCGCGCCAGTTCCTTCGGCGGGGTCGCCGACGTCTACGAACGCGCCCGGCCGGGTTACCCCGACGACGCGGTGCGCTGGCTGACCGGCGAGCGGCCGGCGCGGGTCCTCGACCTCGGCGCCGGGACCGGCAAGCTGACGAGGTCGCTCGTCGCCGCCGGGCACGCGGTCGTCGCGGTCGACCCGTCCGAGCCGATGCTCACCCAGCTACGGACGGCGCTCCCCGACGTCGACGCGCGGGCCGGGACGGCGGAGCGGCTGCCGCTGGACGACGCGTCCGTCGACGTCGTGACGGCGGGCCAGGCCTACCACTGGTTCGACCCGGCGACGGCGCTGCCCGAGATCGCCCGCGTGCTGCGTCCGGGCGGACGGCTCGGACTGGTGTGGAACCTGCGCGACGACTCCGTCGGCTGGGTGGACGAACTGTGGTCGATGTTCGGCGACCACGAGGGCCGGCGCGCCGACGACCCGCAGGTCGTCCCGCCGTTCGGGCCGTTCGAGCAGCGGACGTTCGTGCACGAGCAGCGGCTGGACCGCGACGGCCTGCTCGGCCTCATCGCGTCGCGCTCGTACGTGGCGATTCTCGCGGCGCCCGAGCGGGAGGCGCTGCTGGGCCGGGTCGGCGCACTCTACGACCGCGTCGCCGGCCCCGACGGCGTCGTGCTGCCGTACCGCACACACTGCTACCGCTCGACCCGCGCCTGA
- a CDS encoding FecCD family ABC transporter permease produces the protein MTAPATPARTRRFTVAPTDLSPTDHVLRGPRELSVRFDRRVVLMCGLLVAVLVAVFLTSLAVGDFTISPGDVVRTLFGNPPDPLADFIVNGRRLPRVLVAFLVGGALGASGAVFQSLSRNPLGSPDVIGFTSGASAGAVFVILVTGGSMLQVAGGAVIGGLVTAIAVYLLAYKRGVQGFRLILVGIAAGAMLTSAVHYMLMRAELIQAASAQVWLTGSLNTRAWDHVIAVGIGVALVAPMLAVLSRPMRLIEMGDEAATGLGVNAERTRLGMLIAATVLAAIAVAAAGPIAFIALSAPHLARRLTGASGAATGAAALMGAALLGASDLVAQWVLPTPLPVGVVTVCIGGLYLVWLLAREGRRNHV, from the coding sequence GTGACGGCCCCGGCCACGCCCGCGCGGACCCGGCGGTTCACCGTCGCACCGACCGACCTGTCGCCCACCGACCACGTGCTGCGCGGACCGCGCGAGCTGTCCGTCCGGTTCGACCGCCGCGTCGTGCTGATGTGCGGGCTGCTCGTCGCGGTGCTGGTCGCGGTGTTCCTGACGTCGCTGGCGGTCGGCGACTTCACCATCTCACCGGGCGACGTGGTCAGGACGCTGTTCGGGAACCCGCCGGACCCGCTGGCCGACTTCATCGTCAACGGCCGCCGGCTGCCGCGGGTGCTGGTCGCGTTCCTGGTCGGCGGCGCGCTGGGCGCGTCCGGCGCGGTGTTCCAGAGCCTGTCGCGCAACCCGCTGGGCAGCCCGGACGTCATCGGCTTCACGTCCGGCGCGTCGGCCGGCGCGGTGTTCGTGATCCTGGTGACGGGCGGCAGCATGCTGCAGGTCGCGGGCGGCGCCGTCATCGGCGGACTGGTCACCGCGATCGCCGTCTACCTGCTGGCGTACAAGCGCGGCGTCCAGGGCTTCCGGCTGATCCTCGTCGGCATCGCGGCCGGCGCCATGCTGACGTCGGCGGTCCACTACATGCTGATGCGCGCGGAGCTGATCCAGGCGGCCAGCGCGCAGGTCTGGCTCACCGGGTCGCTGAACACCCGCGCCTGGGACCACGTCATCGCCGTCGGCATCGGCGTCGCGCTGGTCGCGCCGATGCTCGCCGTCCTGTCGCGGCCGATGCGGCTGATCGAGATGGGCGACGAGGCCGCGACGGGGCTCGGCGTCAACGCCGAACGGACCCGGCTCGGCATGCTGATCGCCGCGACGGTGCTCGCCGCGATCGCCGTCGCGGCGGCCGGGCCGATCGCGTTCATCGCGCTGTCGGCGCCGCACCTGGCCCGGCGGCTGACGGGGGCGTCCGGCGCGGCGACCGGTGCGGCCGCGCTGATGGGCGCGGCGCTGCTGGGCGCCAGCGACCTCGTCGCCCAGTGGGTGCTGCCGACGCCGCTGCCGGTCGGTGTGGTGACGGTGTGTATCGGTGGTCTGTACCTCGTCTGGCTCCTCGCGCGGGAAGGGCGGCGCAACCATGTCTGA
- a CDS encoding MFS transporter: MTTTDVAPRAGRREYAGLAVLTLPTTLVSLDMSVLYLALPHLGADLGASSLQQLWITDVYGFMVAGLLITMGTIGDRIGRRRLLLIGAAAFTVASVVAAYSTSAEMLIVSRALLGVAGATLMPSTLTLISTMFRDPRQHGMAIAIWMACFMGGLALGPIIGGVLLEHFWWGSVFLLGVPVMLLLLVTGPAVLPEYRNPAGGRLDPASVVLCLGTVLPLVYGLKEISRDGVRVLPAAAVVVGLLAGRWFVRRQRRLAEPMLDLRLFGNRTFTAGLTISTIAGVMAGSQLFVYLYLQLVAGLSPLDAALWLLPSALVTIVSLQVAPLLARRFAPARVMAAGLVLVAAGYVLLTRVDGSGSLGLLITGLVVTAVGIGPMAGLSMGLALGSVQPEQAGSAAAMSETAGEFGIAAGVAVMGVIGTAIYRHGADADQLPAPGVDLAADVRDALAGALNGTATVSAAIAVGLGVLALAGLRHVRPVGAQEPT; encoded by the coding sequence ATGACCACCACCGACGTCGCGCCACGGGCCGGTCGCCGCGAGTACGCCGGCCTCGCCGTCCTCACGCTGCCCACCACACTCGTCTCGCTGGACATGAGCGTGCTGTACCTCGCGCTGCCGCATCTCGGCGCCGACCTCGGCGCGAGCAGCCTGCAGCAGCTGTGGATCACCGACGTGTACGGGTTCATGGTCGCCGGGCTGCTGATCACGATGGGCACCATCGGCGACCGCATCGGCCGGCGCCGGCTGCTGCTCATCGGCGCCGCCGCGTTCACCGTCGCGTCGGTCGTGGCCGCCTACTCCACCAGCGCCGAGATGCTCATCGTCAGCCGCGCGCTCCTGGGTGTCGCCGGCGCCACGCTGATGCCGTCGACGCTGACCCTGATCAGCACGATGTTCCGCGACCCACGCCAGCACGGCATGGCCATCGCCATCTGGATGGCCTGCTTCATGGGCGGCCTGGCGCTCGGCCCGATCATCGGCGGCGTGCTGCTGGAGCACTTCTGGTGGGGCTCGGTGTTCCTCCTCGGCGTGCCGGTCATGCTGCTGCTCCTGGTCACCGGTCCGGCGGTGCTGCCCGAGTACCGCAACCCAGCGGGCGGGCGGCTCGACCCAGCCAGCGTCGTGCTCTGCCTGGGGACGGTGCTGCCGCTGGTCTACGGGCTGAAGGAGATCTCCCGCGACGGCGTCAGGGTGCTGCCCGCGGCGGCGGTCGTCGTCGGGCTGCTGGCCGGACGCTGGTTCGTCCGGAGGCAGCGGCGACTCGCCGAGCCCATGCTCGACCTCCGGCTGTTCGGCAACCGGACGTTCACCGCTGGGCTGACCATCTCGACGATCGCCGGCGTCATGGCCGGCAGCCAGCTGTTCGTCTATCTGTACCTTCAGCTGGTGGCCGGGCTGTCGCCGCTCGACGCCGCGTTGTGGCTGCTGCCGTCGGCGCTCGTGACGATCGTCAGCCTGCAGGTCGCGCCGCTCCTCGCCCGGCGATTCGCGCCGGCGCGGGTCATGGCGGCCGGGCTCGTACTCGTGGCCGCGGGATACGTCCTACTCACCCGGGTCGACGGGTCCGGCTCACTCGGTTTGCTGATCACCGGTCTCGTCGTGACGGCGGTCGGCATCGGGCCGATGGCCGGGCTCAGCATGGGGCTGGCGCTCGGCTCCGTCCAGCCCGAGCAGGCTGGCTCGGCGGCGGCCATGTCCGAGACGGCGGGCGAGTTCGGCATCGCCGCCGGGGTCGCCGTCATGGGGGTCATCGGCACCGCGATCTACCGCCACGGCGCCGACGCCGACCAACTGCCCGCCCCCGGCGTCGACCTCGCCGCCGACGTGCGCGACGCGCTGGCCGGCGCTCTCAACGGCACGGCCACCGTGAGCGCGGCCATCGCCGTCGGCCTCGGTGTGCTCGCGCTGGCCGGTCTGCGCCACGTTCGTCCGGTCGGCGCCCAGGAGCCGACATGA
- a CDS encoding phosphotransferase, which translates to MTTAVWSSAAWLAEATGWLDNQLADAGRVRTGPVSQPHLRPWGTVLTAPTDRGQVWLKAPGPETAFEVPLYGLLARVAPDSVLAPIAADVDHGRLLLPDGGAPLGDGLAAEDLPDALAAVVPQYAELQRTLAAHVGDLLTFGLADMRPAALPERLDEAVEAIGRYLGRHASDDDHTALRRVAAARPTVAEWCDRLTGGVATASLDHNDLHVWNVLTTPSGRRRFYDWGDAVVAHPFASMLVTLGFLRSELHLTDDDPRLLRVRDAYLAGFAELGSRAELVTELELACRVGSIARSLVWLRAVRAERFEHAGTFARAPLETLAALLTESPFDLG; encoded by the coding sequence GTGACCACCGCGGTGTGGTCGTCCGCAGCGTGGCTGGCGGAGGCGACCGGATGGCTCGACAACCAGCTCGCCGACGCAGGGCGGGTCCGCACCGGTCCGGTGAGCCAGCCGCACCTGCGCCCGTGGGGCACCGTCCTCACGGCGCCGACCGACCGTGGCCAGGTCTGGCTCAAGGCGCCGGGCCCGGAGACGGCGTTCGAGGTGCCGTTGTACGGGTTGCTGGCGCGAGTCGCGCCCGACAGCGTGCTGGCGCCGATCGCCGCCGACGTCGACCACGGCCGGCTACTGCTCCCCGACGGAGGTGCACCGCTGGGCGACGGGCTGGCGGCCGAGGATCTTCCGGACGCGCTGGCGGCCGTCGTGCCTCAGTACGCCGAGCTACAGCGCACCCTCGCCGCCCACGTCGGCGATCTGCTCACCTTCGGCCTCGCCGACATGCGGCCGGCAGCGTTGCCCGAGCGGCTGGACGAGGCCGTCGAGGCGATCGGCCGTTACCTCGGCCGGCACGCCTCCGACGACGACCACACCGCGTTGCGCCGGGTCGCCGCCGCCCGGCCGACAGTGGCCGAGTGGTGCGATCGGCTGACGGGCGGGGTCGCGACGGCCAGCCTGGACCACAACGACCTCCACGTCTGGAACGTCCTGACGACGCCCTCGGGCCGGCGTCGCTTCTACGACTGGGGCGACGCCGTCGTGGCGCACCCGTTCGCCAGCATGCTGGTGACGCTCGGCTTCCTGCGCTCCGAACTCCACCTCACCGACGACGACCCGCGGCTGCTGCGGGTGCGCGACGCCTATCTCGCGGGGTTCGCCGAGCTGGGCTCGCGGGCGGAGCTCGTGACGGAGCTGGAGCTGGCCTGCCGTGTCGGTTCGATCGCGCGGTCGTTGGTGTGGTTGCGCGCGGTCCGGGCCGAGAGATTCGAGCACGCGGGCACGTTCGCCCGGGCACCGCTGGAGACGCTGGCCGCGCTCTTGACTGAGTCGCCCTTCGACCTCGGCTGA